A window of Solanum stenotomum isolate F172 chromosome 3, ASM1918654v1, whole genome shotgun sequence contains these coding sequences:
- the LOC125858671 gene encoding nuclear transcription factor Y subunit C-2-like yields the protein MKNNSEQSMSTQLHICIRLHFCVFEFVNIEKITMENNSEKFAMNTAPSIGYPTPAQLNLEKKQEKLEMFWISQRREMENVIDFKSNLLLPPNRIKKIMKMDKDVRMIAAESPVLLAKACELFIQELTLRSWFKAEENHRRTLKKDDVTGVIIQTDTLDFLLDDDATDGTTPSVVPFYVAGGSNGHT from the exons atgaaaaataacTCTGAGCAGTCGATG AGCACACAGTTGCATATATGTATCCGTCTTCATTTCTGTGTGTTTGAGTTTGTAAACATAGAAAAAATCACCATGGAAAACAACTCTGAGAAATTCGCAATGAATACAGCTCCATCCATTGGGTACCCAACGCCGGCGCAGCTTAACCTTGAGAAGAAGCAAGAAAAGCTGGAGATGTTTTGGATATCCCAGCGGAGAGAAATGGAGAACGTTATTGATTTCAAGAGCAACCTGTTACTTCCACCTAACCGCATCAAGAAGATCATGAAGATGGACAAGGATGTCCGAATGATCGCTGCTGAATCGCCTGTTTTGTTGGCTAAGGCATGTGAGTTGTTCATTCAAGAACTCACTCTTCGTTCCTGGTTTAAAGCTGAGGAAAATCATCGACGTACTCTGAAGAAGGATGACGTCACTGGTGTGATTATTCAGACTGACACTTTGGATTTCCTTCTTGATGATGATGCTACTGACGGCACCACACCAAGTGTTGTGCCGTTCTATGTTGCTGGAGGCAGCAATGGGCATACATGA